The following proteins are co-located in the Plasmodium vinckei vinckei genome assembly, chromosome: PVVCY_11 genome:
- a CDS encoding bifunctional polynucleotide phosphatase/kinase, putative, producing the protein MTKYISNFDPPNDNWNIIEDSLIYRVVKEEEEKKYTKIFSFDLDNTLILSRSFFKPAQNENDYIFYSDLIIDFLKKKASENYKIMIFSNQKGVSTGKITLSNIINRVDSVIDKIGIPLECYLALKNDKYRKPRTGMYDFAIKNNSLNIEEVIYVGDNANRVYNTNFKIEFINHLKTVYSKNNVNINIKDIEKKLKKDYTDTDYKFALNIHAKFYTPEELFLNIKNNVPEKFSFIPMNLNKNSNEQDEHENLTKMKQILHLCINENKTSEQLEQNNNDQKLIILIGPPGCGKTFLCKFYFPNYVRISEEELKTKKKCINMLNECITQGKSAIIDNINLSKKNRAIYIDEAKKINQNINIYGIFFNYSKELTIHLNTFKLLTDKSNKMMEIPIIPIHSFFKYIETPSCSEHFNNIIVLNDQNFFPTNFENEEQKKLFFSYLY; encoded by the exons ATGACGAAATACATCTCTAACTTTGATCCCCCCAATGATAATTGGAAcata ATAGAAGACAGTTTGATATATCGTGTTGTTAAAGAAGaagaggaaaaaaaatacacaaaaatattttcgtTCGATTTAGATAATACCCTAATTCTTTCACGATCCTTTTTTAAACCTGCACAAAATGAGAAtgactatattttttattcagaTTTAATAAtcgattttttaaaaaaaaaggcatcagaaaattataaaatcatGATTTTTTCTAATCAGAAAGGAGTAAGCACAGGTAAAATTACTTtatcaaatattataaataggGTGGATAGTGTTATAGACAAAATTGGTATACCTTTAGAGTGTTATTtagcattaaaaaatgataaatatagaaagcCAAGGACAGGTATGTATGATTTTgccataaaaaataattcattaaaCATTGAAGAAGTTATTTATGTAGGAGATAATGCAAATAGGGtttataatacaaattttaaaatagaaTTTATTAACCATTTAAAAACCGTTTATtccaaaaataatgtaaatattaatataaaagatattgaaaaaaaactaaaaaaagatTATACAGACACAGATTATAAATTTGCACTTAATATACATGCTAAATTTTATACCCCAGAAGAACTTTttctaaatataaaaaataacgtACCAgaaaaattttcttttattccaatgaatttaaataaaaattcaaatgaACAAGATGAGCATGAGaatttaacaaaaatgaaGCAAATTCTTCACCTTtgtataaatgaaaataaaacatcaGAACAAttagaacaaaataataatgatcaaaaattaataattttaattggCCCGCCAGGGTGTGGTAAAACATTTCTAtgcaaattttatttccctAATTATGTTAGAATAAGTGAGgaagaattaaaaacaaaaaagaaatgtataaatatgttaaatGAATGTATTACTCAAGGAAAAAGTGCTATAATAgacaatataaatttatctaaaaaaaatagagcAATTTACATAGAtgaagcaaaaaaaataaatcagaatataaatatttatggtattttttttaattattcaaAAGAGTTAACAATACACTTAAATACGTTCAAACTTCTTACAgataaatcaaataaaatgatgGAAATCCCAATTATTCCCattcattcattttttaaatatattgaaacTCCTTCTTGTAGCgaacattttaataatatcatCGTTTTAAATGATCagaatttttttccaaccaattttgaaaatgaagaacaaaaaaaattatttttctcatatttgtattaa